The following are from one region of the Chloracidobacterium sp. genome:
- a CDS encoding DUF1906 domain-containing protein has product MRDYLFLVLCLFLAVMTATAQEVLNRNMLVLSDDLGTSVNGSLRDRATIRGIQNISGSSGIAFTDDSIYRTDSAGREWKKLDLPISRGSMIADVEFRDKQTGTALIADHLGDLLVLAITSDGGNTWQAHQVVLPGIKKIEVSTRDARIAFEGRMTYIEFRIQTSSNFEGSAIWSSSDGRSWRFVERSLEMRANDGAEASTYSGDWTLSTEGRCVGYKTGCYQASIISIRGIDATPTDVAAATEKVRARAELEAASSPLFSAPPGGTTRISLNRGFDKCTAGTVSQMLTWWNNSWFYDSNIYMSGRNRACSQPQLTAAWVDQVTAMGWGLIPTIVGYQSPCINSSSQTIQKHSYDPVVSEQQGRGEADIAVADAINLGLTAGSILYYDMERYDPPTPDTLGCRTATVAFLKGWTDRVKELGYKSGTYGSPKNAQEDWVNLPPASKMDAIWMARWDNVPSVWTYITFPNFPTNEWANHQRIKQWEAPHNETWGGVTFNIDGNISDAPVAGLAIPRNKNADFDGDQRTDISVFRPETGVWYALMSSNGGFSAIGFGLANDVLTPGDYDGDGKTDLSVFRPENGGWHFLTKAGFYSSRAFGTTGDIPVPADYNGDGKTDVAVFRPSTGIWYISNSDSRGTYTILQFGLDGDKPVSADYDGDGKADVSVFRPSNGAWYSLRSSDGGFTAVQWGLASDRPAQGDFDGDGKADLSVFRDGIWYLLQTTAGAAVVPFGLAGDIPSTGDYDGDGRADFAVFRPSTSVWYLLQSQNGFGAVQFGLSTDRSIPNAYLPQQ; this is encoded by the coding sequence ATGAGGGATTATTTGTTTTTGGTGCTGTGTCTTTTTTTGGCTGTGATGACCGCAACTGCGCAGGAAGTTCTGAATCGGAACATGCTCGTCCTTTCAGATGATCTTGGAACATCGGTCAATGGGTCGCTTCGCGATCGGGCAACGATCAGGGGTATCCAGAATATTTCGGGCAGTTCCGGGATCGCTTTTACCGATGATTCGATATACCGAACCGATTCTGCAGGCCGCGAATGGAAAAAACTGGATCTACCTATCAGCCGAGGCTCTATGATCGCGGACGTCGAATTTCGAGACAAACAGACCGGCACCGCCTTGATCGCAGATCATCTTGGTGATCTGCTTGTGCTCGCAATCACCTCTGACGGTGGCAACACATGGCAGGCGCACCAAGTTGTTCTCCCGGGCATCAAGAAGATCGAGGTGTCTACCCGTGATGCTCGAATCGCTTTCGAAGGTCGAATGACTTATATCGAATTTCGGATTCAGACATCGTCCAACTTTGAAGGGTCTGCGATATGGTCATCATCAGATGGAAGATCGTGGAGATTCGTTGAACGTTCGCTCGAAATGCGCGCGAACGACGGCGCCGAAGCATCGACGTATTCGGGCGATTGGACATTGTCCACCGAAGGCCGATGCGTCGGATACAAGACCGGCTGCTATCAGGCATCGATAATCTCGATACGCGGCATCGACGCGACGCCGACCGATGTCGCTGCGGCAACCGAGAAAGTCCGAGCAAGAGCCGAACTCGAGGCGGCGTCTTCACCATTGTTCTCGGCCCCCCCGGGTGGTACGACGCGTATCAGTCTTAATCGCGGCTTTGACAAATGTACCGCCGGAACGGTTTCTCAGATGCTAACGTGGTGGAACAACTCGTGGTTCTACGATTCCAACATCTATATGAGCGGCCGTAATCGAGCATGCTCTCAGCCGCAGCTTACAGCGGCCTGGGTCGACCAGGTCACAGCTATGGGCTGGGGCTTGATCCCGACGATCGTTGGTTACCAGTCGCCATGTATAAATTCTTCGAGTCAGACGATCCAGAAGCACAGCTACGACCCGGTTGTATCCGAACAGCAAGGCCGCGGCGAAGCCGATATCGCTGTTGCCGACGCGATAAACCTCGGGCTTACAGCTGGTTCGATACTTTATTACGATATGGAACGATACGATCCGCCGACGCCCGACACACTCGGGTGCCGTACGGCGACGGTCGCTTTCCTGAAAGGCTGGACGGACCGCGTCAAAGAACTTGGGTACAAATCAGGAACGTACGGCTCGCCGAAGAATGCCCAGGAAGATTGGGTAAATCTGCCGCCGGCAAGCAAGATGGACGCGATCTGGATGGCCCGTTGGGACAATGTTCCCTCGGTATGGACGTATATCACATTTCCAAATTTCCCAACGAATGAATGGGCAAACCATCAGCGTATTAAGCAATGGGAGGCTCCGCACAATGAGACCTGGGGCGGTGTGACATTCAACATCGACGGCAACATCTCAGACGCTCCGGTTGCAGGGCTCGCGATTCCTCGAAACAAGAACGCTGACTTTGACGGCGACCAAAGGACCGACATCAGCGTATTTAGGCCAGAGACCGGTGTTTGGTACGCGCTAATGAGTTCGAATGGCGGTTTCTCAGCGATCGGTTTCGGACTCGCGAACGACGTCCTTACACCGGGCGATTATGATGGCGACGGCAAGACCGATCTTTCGGTATTCAGGCCTGAGAATGGCGGTTGGCATTTCTTGACGAAGGCAGGATTTTACTCATCGCGTGCTTTTGGAACTACCGGCGATATTCCCGTCCCCGCCGATTACAACGGCGACGGCAAAACCGATGTTGCGGTCTTTCGACCTTCGACCGGGATCTGGTACATTTCCAATTCCGACAGTCGCGGCACATACACCATTCTTCAGTTCGGACTCGACGGTGACAAGCCCGTTTCGGCCGATTATGACGGTGACGGCAAGGCCGATGTATCGGTCTTCAGGCCTTCGAACGGTGCTTGGTATTCGCTTCGCAGTTCGGACGGCGGATTCACCGCCGTTCAGTGGGGATTGGCATCGGATCGGCCGGCGCAAGGCGATTTCGACGGCGACGGCAAAGCCGACCTTTCGGTTTTTCGTGACGGCATATGGTATCTGCTTCAGACGACTGCCGGTGCGGCCGTAGTCCCATTCGGTTTAGCGGGTGATATCCCCTCGACGGGCGACTATGACGGCGATGGTCGAGCCGATTTTGCGGTTTTCCGGCCGTCGACCAGTGTTTGGTATCTGCTGCAAAGTCAGAACGGATTTGGCGCGGTTCAGTTCGGCCTTTCGACCGATCGATCGATACCGAATGCTTATTTGCCTCAGCAGTAG
- a CDS encoding TIGR03663 family protein, whose protein sequence is MNTHSEENIAAGRKQFDVVWLLSCTAVTTVAVALRFVLLGLKPFHHDEGVNGWFLTNLFRDGVYKYDPANYHGPTLYYISLAFSKLFGLETIPVRWSVAIWGVLTVVLAFFLRRYIGHIGALSAAWFLALSPGMVFISRYFIHEIFFVFLSLAFVVAVVLFIEKERAGPIAIGSTALLLLVCFFPSTLNIASALAGDDRSRYVSYGVGFFVVEAILVFLVIRMLMAWRDGRPIYFLLASACVSLLFATKETAFITLGTMAIAAGFVWLWRLVLTKARGESAADDLSDGDLTWTRFREAMGSGIDLYLLMLAGAVLFLYIFVLFFSSFFSYPEGVGQAFEAYNIWTKTGSRDHADNGLFAYIKWAIRIESPLVVLSALGTAIAFYRSRHRFAMFAGLWTLGLFLAYTIIPYKTPWLALSFLLPACIAGGYAINEIAKWMRPAAAALLIAATAVLGYQTYEINFVRYDDDQMPYVYAHTRREFLEMVRQIESYAEKSGKGKQASVEVVSPDYWPLVWYLKDHPNAVFHGKLTETRDADIIVAKKREQDAEVIRRYSASHLFVGIYPLRPGVDLMLLVRKDLAGNEGKELYRLNDR, encoded by the coding sequence ATGAACACTCATAGCGAAGAGAACATTGCCGCTGGACGAAAGCAGTTCGACGTTGTGTGGCTGCTGAGCTGTACTGCGGTGACCACAGTTGCGGTGGCGTTGAGATTCGTGCTGCTCGGCCTCAAGCCGTTTCATCACGACGAGGGTGTAAATGGTTGGTTTCTGACCAATCTCTTCCGCGACGGCGTATACAAGTACGATCCGGCAAACTACCACGGCCCAACGCTTTACTACATATCGCTGGCGTTTTCCAAATTGTTCGGCCTCGAAACGATCCCGGTGCGATGGAGCGTTGCGATCTGGGGCGTTTTGACCGTTGTTCTGGCGTTTTTTCTTCGTAGGTATATCGGGCATATCGGAGCTCTATCGGCCGCTTGGTTTTTGGCTCTTTCTCCGGGCATGGTCTTCATCTCAAGGTATTTTATCCATGAGATATTCTTCGTGTTTTTAAGTCTCGCGTTTGTCGTTGCGGTGGTCTTATTCATCGAAAAGGAAAGGGCAGGGCCAATTGCGATAGGCTCGACCGCACTTTTACTTCTTGTTTGCTTTTTTCCGTCAACACTCAACATCGCGTCGGCGTTGGCAGGCGACGACCGTTCAAGATATGTCTCTTACGGGGTCGGCTTTTTTGTTGTTGAAGCGATTCTCGTCTTTCTCGTAATTCGAATGCTGATGGCCTGGCGAGACGGCCGGCCCATTTATTTCTTGCTCGCGTCAGCATGCGTCTCTCTACTTTTTGCGACAAAAGAGACTGCGTTCATCACACTCGGAACAATGGCGATCGCAGCCGGTTTCGTATGGCTCTGGCGGCTTGTATTGACCAAGGCAAGAGGCGAGTCAGCCGCGGACGACCTTTCGGACGGCGATCTCACATGGACGCGTTTTCGTGAGGCAATGGGTTCGGGGATAGATCTGTATTTGCTAATGCTAGCCGGCGCGGTTCTGTTTCTGTATATCTTCGTTTTGTTCTTCTCGTCGTTCTTCAGTTATCCGGAAGGTGTCGGGCAGGCATTCGAGGCATATAATATCTGGACGAAAACGGGCAGCCGCGATCATGCGGACAACGGACTTTTCGCGTATATCAAGTGGGCGATCAGGATCGAATCGCCTTTGGTCGTGCTCTCCGCCCTCGGTACCGCGATCGCATTTTATCGGTCGCGGCACCGATTTGCGATGTTTGCGGGACTATGGACACTCGGCTTGTTCCTCGCCTACACGATCATTCCATACAAAACACCCTGGCTAGCGCTATCCTTCTTGCTCCCGGCATGTATTGCAGGCGGATATGCCATAAATGAGATCGCGAAATGGATGCGTCCGGCTGCCGCTGCCCTTTTGATCGCCGCGACCGCTGTTCTGGGTTATCAGACCTACGAGATCAATTTCGTCAGGTACGATGATGACCAGATGCCTTACGTATACGCTCATACGCGGCGCGAATTCTTAGAAATGGTCAGACAGATCGAATCGTATGCCGAGAAAAGCGGCAAGGGTAAACAAGCATCGGTCGAGGTCGTCTCGCCGGATTACTGGCCGTTGGTGTGGTATTTGAAAGATCATCCGAATGCTGTTTTTCACGGCAAGCTTACCGAAACGCGCGACGCCGACATAATTGTTGCGAAAAAACGCGAACAAGACGCCGAGGTGATCCGACGGTATTCGGCAAGTCATTTATTTGTAGGAATATACCCGTTGCGGCCCGGGGTCGACCTCATGCTGCTTGTCAGAAAAGATCTTGCCGGAAATGAGGGTAAAGAGCTTTATCGGTTGAACGACCGCTGA
- a CDS encoding ATP-binding protein, protein MTESDELIGTVKGPGDAPHEYLFLTPNNKKTRIGEFVYYLAEAGNETRQILGTIKSRRLIRSLPDAFLAVPGIKPSAISALIGSDPQPEIYQITVETIGYFSNSLGNFVNPRIPPDPGDVVHLASSSTLASILSPKHPGETGSASIGSLLTREEGEVPIVLSIKDVVSTHLAILASTGSGKSYTAGVLVEELMRPYNRAAVLIVDPHGEYHTLASIQGDEQFLGTDGYRPEVRIYTPDKIKVRFSTLTEGDVKYLLPEGTSDKMLHYLGQSFRSLNERLRAEGRRDYLYNYFDLREEVQKQQYGKDDSGAGDGGNVSSIQGLLWRLDSRFDRPDSIFHPHEHIELGDLYRPGRVTILDLSDIEQSLQQVIVGTLLRRVNKARELTVREHVDSGETFLDYPVFTLIEEAHRFAPAGASVVSTNVLKQILSEGRKFGVGIGLITQRPGKLDQDVLSQCMTQIIMRIVNPIDQQTIAQSVEGTGRAMLAELPALTKGQAIVSGVGINTPVMCRIRPRVTTHGGETFDAPSEWMKWHSGGEKEKRDEIEAPYLKPTSDKKPERIGKIRI, encoded by the coding sequence ATGACAGAATCCGATGAACTTATCGGCACCGTTAAGGGCCCGGGCGACGCTCCGCACGAGTATCTGTTCCTCACGCCTAACAACAAGAAGACCCGCATTGGCGAATTTGTCTATTATTTGGCTGAAGCAGGAAACGAGACCCGGCAAATTTTGGGGACGATCAAATCGCGCCGTCTGATCCGCAGTCTACCCGATGCGTTTCTTGCGGTGCCCGGTATCAAGCCGTCGGCGATTTCGGCGTTGATCGGAAGTGACCCGCAACCTGAGATCTATCAGATAACTGTCGAAACGATCGGCTATTTTAGCAATTCGCTCGGAAATTTCGTCAACCCTCGGATCCCGCCAGATCCCGGTGATGTCGTTCACCTTGCATCTAGTTCGACGCTCGCATCGATCTTGAGCCCGAAACATCCAGGTGAGACAGGATCCGCGTCGATCGGGAGCCTGCTCACCCGAGAGGAAGGTGAGGTGCCTATCGTTCTTTCGATAAAGGACGTCGTTTCTACTCACCTTGCGATCCTGGCGTCGACCGGATCGGGCAAATCGTATACTGCCGGCGTGCTTGTCGAAGAATTGATGCGACCGTATAACCGGGCTGCCGTTTTGATCGTTGACCCGCACGGCGAATATCACACTTTGGCGTCAATACAGGGTGACGAGCAGTTCCTCGGGACCGACGGATATCGTCCGGAGGTTCGGATCTATACGCCAGACAAGATCAAGGTACGATTTTCAACGCTTACCGAGGGCGACGTCAAATATCTGCTTCCCGAAGGCACATCGGACAAGATGCTCCACTACCTCGGTCAATCGTTCAGATCGCTGAATGAACGTTTGCGGGCAGAAGGCCGACGCGATTACCTGTACAACTATTTCGACCTGCGCGAAGAGGTTCAGAAACAGCAATATGGCAAGGACGATTCAGGTGCGGGCGACGGCGGTAACGTTTCGTCTATTCAGGGGCTTCTTTGGCGTCTTGATTCGCGTTTCGATAGGCCCGATTCGATCTTTCATCCGCATGAGCACATCGAACTCGGCGACCTTTATCGTCCCGGCAGGGTGACGATCCTAGATCTGTCGGATATCGAACAGAGTTTGCAGCAGGTCATCGTCGGCACACTTCTGCGTCGAGTGAACAAGGCCCGCGAATTGACGGTCCGCGAACACGTCGATAGCGGTGAGACCTTTCTCGACTATCCGGTGTTCACTCTGATCGAAGAGGCCCACCGCTTTGCACCGGCGGGTGCCAGCGTCGTCTCTACCAACGTTTTAAAACAGATCCTGAGCGAGGGGCGCAAATTCGGTGTCGGCATTGGCCTGATCACCCAACGGCCGGGCAAGCTCGATCAGGACGTGCTATCGCAATGCATGACACAGATCATAATGCGGATCGTGAATCCGATAGACCAGCAGACGATCGCTCAGTCGGTCGAAGGCACCGGCCGGGCAATGCTTGCCGAACTGCCGGCGCTGACGAAAGGTCAAGCGATCGTCTCTGGTGTAGGCATCAACACACCGGTGATGTGCAGAATACGGCCGCGGGTGACAACGCATGGCGGAGAGACCTTTGACGCTCCGTCCGAGTGGATGAAATGGCATTCCGGCGGTGAGAAAGAGAAACGTGATGAGATCGAGGCTCCGTACCTGAAACCGACGTCAGACAAAAAACCGGAGAGAATAGGCAAGATACGTATATAG
- a CDS encoding succinylglutamate desuccinylase/aspartoacylase family protein, with the protein MEETDTDLVSNPGHAQIRAGEHLIYEACGDEAGPTLIVFGSIHGNEAAGLHAVRRVAEKLERLKPKISGRVFLFAGNTRAIAKAVRFIDSDLNRHWTPENVARSMPGSSIPPKLSEDFEQVEILQHLIGILGSARNEVYVLDLHSTSAAGVPFATVGDTLRNRTFALRFPVTILLGIEEKLEGTLLEYLNNRGAVTLGFEGGQHFAASTIDTHEALIWLGLQNAQIIERSEDIDVEHFRDVLKKSSGRSRIVEVRYRHAITENDQFEMRPGFSNFDPIEHGQLLARDHTGEITASESGLMLMPLYQALGEDGFFIGRQVAGFWLWLSGVLRRIRVGSLIHLLPAVRRVGNDPNVLEVDTVIARFFPLQIFHLLGFRKLRWHADKLIVARRNFDTSSPFSER; encoded by the coding sequence ATGGAAGAGACCGACACCGATCTAGTTTCGAACCCAGGTCATGCTCAGATCCGGGCCGGAGAACACCTGATCTACGAAGCCTGCGGCGACGAAGCAGGTCCGACCTTGATCGTTTTCGGCAGTATTCATGGGAACGAGGCGGCCGGACTTCACGCCGTTCGCCGCGTTGCCGAAAAACTCGAGCGACTCAAACCCAAGATCAGCGGCAGGGTCTTTTTGTTTGCGGGCAACACAAGAGCGATCGCAAAAGCAGTCCGCTTCATTGATTCTGACCTTAATCGACACTGGACTCCCGAAAATGTTGCGCGGAGCATGCCCGGGTCTTCGATCCCGCCAAAGCTGTCGGAGGACTTCGAACAGGTCGAGATACTTCAACATTTGATCGGGATTCTCGGTTCGGCTCGCAACGAAGTCTATGTCCTCGACCTTCACTCGACCTCGGCTGCCGGCGTTCCATTTGCGACCGTGGGCGATACACTGAGAAACCGGACTTTTGCACTTCGGTTTCCGGTAACGATCTTGCTTGGGATCGAAGAGAAGCTTGAGGGAACGCTTCTTGAATATCTGAATAACCGCGGCGCCGTTACTCTTGGATTTGAGGGCGGTCAGCACTTTGCCGCGTCGACCATCGACACCCACGAAGCTTTAATTTGGCTAGGCCTGCAAAATGCACAGATCATCGAACGTTCGGAAGATATCGATGTCGAACATTTTCGAGATGTGCTGAAGAAAAGTTCCGGACGATCGCGGATCGTGGAGGTGAGATATCGCCACGCGATCACCGAAAACGATCAATTCGAAATGCGGCCGGGCTTTTCGAATTTCGATCCGATCGAGCACGGACAATTGCTTGCCCGCGACCATACCGGTGAGATAACTGCGTCCGAGAGCGGGTTGATGCTCATGCCGCTATATCAGGCACTAGGCGAAGATGGATTCTTTATCGGCCGGCAAGTAGCCGGTTTTTGGCTTTGGCTGTCGGGCGTACTCAGGCGGATTCGGGTAGGGAGCCTGATCCACCTGCTGCCGGCGGTACGACGAGTTGGGAACGATCCGAATGTACTCGAGGTCGATACGGTGATCGCCAGGTTTTTTCCGCTTCAGATCTTTCACTTGCTCGGATTCCGCAAGCTGCGTTGGCACGCCGACAAACTAATAGTTGCCCGACGCAATTTCGATACCTCAAGTCCGTTTAGCGAACGGTGA
- a CDS encoding CBS domain-containing protein — translation MGEKSVTTKADEAELRAFTTAVLNDLHALEKMLQEGTLEADTSRIGAEQEMFLVDSSMHPAPLAVEVIEAAADKRLTTEIGRFNLEANLTPLAFDGDCLSRMEAELHEIIGVVKRTMTLFGGGVVLCGILPTIQKSDLVEDFLTPSPRYAQLNRVLTALHGDDRMVHIKGLDEIRLHLHDTFIEFCNTSFQIHIQVPIANFSRYYNWAQAISAPVLAPAVNSPLLLAHRLWHETRLALFQQSVDERGPAHQERSRPARVTFGREWVGDSILEVFHEDVARFRIILTRELDEDSLKVLESGRIPRLDAWRMHNGTVWRWNRACYGILNNLPSLRIEARFLPAGPTVADEMANSAFFLGLMRALPEAYGDVNSLMSFDDAKSNFFSAARFGLRSQLTWLDGRTYSARDLILSELLPTARQGLKNAGILAADVERYTGILEERVTAEKTGAKWVLDSLASMDKAAKTNVRMRTLTSSMMSNQDDGRPLHEWPLAAIASTTEWVDNYRTVEQFMSRDLFTVRPDDVVDLAANMMDWKHIRHIPVENDKGELVGLISHRDLLSFFARQKERVSANLIVREIMNPEPICIEPECKTLDALYLMREKKIGCLPVCTNGKLVGIITAHDFLTVSTRLFEERLKADSK, via the coding sequence ATGGGCGAAAAGAGCGTTACGACCAAGGCAGATGAGGCCGAACTTCGTGCATTTACGACGGCGGTTCTGAACGACCTTCATGCTCTTGAGAAAATGCTCCAGGAAGGGACGCTCGAAGCAGACACAAGCCGAATCGGAGCCGAGCAGGAGATGTTCCTTGTCGATTCGTCGATGCATCCGGCGCCGCTTGCGGTCGAGGTCATCGAAGCTGCTGCGGACAAACGTCTCACGACCGAAATAGGGCGTTTCAATCTTGAAGCCAATCTTACACCGCTTGCGTTTGACGGCGACTGTCTGAGTAGGATGGAGGCGGAACTCCACGAGATCATCGGAGTGGTGAAACGAACGATGACACTGTTTGGCGGCGGTGTCGTCTTGTGCGGCATCCTGCCGACGATCCAGAAATCTGATCTCGTCGAGGACTTTCTTACGCCGAGCCCGCGATACGCGCAGCTCAATCGTGTATTGACCGCCCTGCATGGCGACGACCGGATGGTACATATCAAGGGCCTCGATGAGATACGCCTGCATTTGCACGATACGTTCATCGAGTTTTGCAATACGAGTTTTCAGATACACATTCAGGTTCCGATCGCAAATTTTTCGCGATATTACAATTGGGCCCAGGCCATTTCGGCGCCGGTGCTGGCTCCTGCGGTAAATTCCCCGCTTCTTTTAGCTCACAGGCTCTGGCACGAAACGAGGCTTGCTCTTTTTCAACAATCCGTCGACGAGCGCGGTCCGGCACATCAAGAGCGAAGCCGTCCTGCGCGTGTCACTTTCGGGCGCGAATGGGTTGGCGATTCGATCCTCGAGGTCTTTCACGAAGATGTCGCGCGTTTTCGAATAATCCTCACACGCGAACTTGACGAAGACTCGCTGAAAGTACTAGAAAGCGGCCGTATTCCGCGGCTTGACGCCTGGCGAATGCACAATGGCACTGTTTGGCGGTGGAATCGGGCATGCTACGGCATCTTGAATAACTTGCCGAGCCTAAGGATCGAGGCCAGGTTTCTGCCCGCCGGGCCAACAGTCGCAGATGAAATGGCCAATTCAGCCTTCTTTCTGGGACTGATGAGGGCGTTGCCCGAAGCATATGGTGATGTTAACAGCTTGATGTCGTTCGACGATGCGAAATCAAATTTCTTCAGTGCGGCCAGATTCGGCCTGCGTTCGCAGCTCACGTGGCTCGATGGCCGGACGTACAGTGCTCGCGACTTGATCCTCAGCGAATTGCTTCCGACCGCCCGTCAAGGCCTAAAGAATGCAGGTATACTTGCGGCCGATGTCGAGCGGTATACCGGTATTCTCGAGGAACGGGTAACAGCCGAAAAGACCGGTGCGAAATGGGTCCTTGATTCGCTTGCCAGCATGGATAAAGCAGCAAAGACGAATGTCAGAATGAGGACGCTTACATCCAGCATGATGAGCAATCAGGACGACGGAAGGCCGCTCCATGAATGGCCTCTTGCAGCGATCGCATCGACCACCGAATGGGTTGACAATTATCGGACGGTCGAACAGTTCATGTCGCGAGACCTGTTTACGGTCAGGCCTGACGATGTCGTCGACCTTGCGGCAAACATGATGGATTGGAAACACATCCGTCACATCCCGGTCGAGAACGACAAGGGCGAATTGGTCGGGCTGATCTCACATCGCGACCTGCTCAGTTTTTTTGCGCGGCAAAAGGAGCGCGTCTCAGCTAATTTGATCGTCAGGGAAATAATGAATCCTGAGCCGATCTGCATCGAGCCGGAATGCAAAACGCTGGATGCGCTTTATCTGATGAGAGAAAAGAAGATAGGATGTTTGCCGGTCTGTACGAACGGCAAGCTGGTTGGCATCATAACCGCCCACGATTTCCTGACCGTTTCGACTCGTTTGTTTGAAGAGAGGTTAAAGGCTGATTCGAAATAA
- a CDS encoding histidine kinase, whose product MLQINAMAEGASAKRGVAKWAAIWCVWTLFALFFASQFALQNQFSRNPVPFWQILSWQMVSGYVWFGLSPLILWLTNRFPLDEGRWRSSLPTHVVACLLIACVQLAIDAFILIRLGYPPGREFASFAEAYKFFVFINLHLSILIYWGVVGIKSGFNYYQKYRERELQTSQLEARLAQSRLQVLKMQLHPHFLFNTLNAISELIHHDADAADRMLNDLSDLLRMSFQNLEVQEVSLKQELEFLRKYLEIEQMRFRDRLHVVVDVGPDIFDAQVPNMILQPLVENAIKHGIGPRANGGRIDIGAMRTNGHLQVTVCDDGIGLPETGLTRPPEGVGLSNTRRRLKHLYGKDHRFDLEQNGGGGVRVKLEIPYKESVVG is encoded by the coding sequence ATGCTACAAATCAATGCGATGGCTGAAGGTGCTTCGGCAAAACGGGGAGTTGCAAAATGGGCTGCGATCTGGTGTGTCTGGACGCTTTTCGCTTTGTTTTTTGCAAGTCAATTCGCGCTGCAGAATCAGTTTTCGCGAAACCCGGTGCCATTCTGGCAGATCCTTTCATGGCAAATGGTGTCGGGATATGTTTGGTTCGGCTTGTCTCCATTGATATTGTGGTTGACAAACCGGTTTCCGCTGGATGAAGGCCGCTGGCGATCCTCGTTGCCGACACACGTTGTGGCATGTCTATTGATTGCTTGTGTTCAACTAGCGATCGATGCGTTTATCCTGATCCGACTTGGGTATCCTCCTGGCCGCGAGTTTGCGAGCTTCGCTGAGGCCTATAAGTTTTTCGTATTCATCAATTTGCATCTCAGCATACTCATTTATTGGGGTGTAGTTGGGATAAAATCAGGCTTCAATTATTACCAAAAATATCGTGAACGCGAGCTTCAGACGTCACAGCTTGAGGCACGCCTTGCCCAATCGAGGCTGCAGGTCCTGAAAATGCAGCTTCACCCACACTTCTTGTTCAATACACTTAATGCGATCTCGGAACTCATCCACCATGACGCTGACGCAGCCGATCGGATGTTGAATGACCTCAGCGATCTGCTGCGGATGTCGTTTCAAAATCTCGAGGTGCAGGAAGTCTCTCTCAAACAGGAACTCGAGTTTCTGCGAAAGTACCTTGAGATCGAGCAGATGCGTTTTCGGGACCGGCTTCATGTTGTTGTCGACGTCGGCCCCGACATTTTTGATGCTCAGGTCCCGAATATGATCCTGCAGCCATTAGTTGAAAATGCGATCAAGCATGGCATTGGTCCCCGTGCCAACGGCGGCCGGATAGACATTGGCGCAATGAGGACGAACGGCCATCTACAGGTAACGGTTTGTGACGACGGCATCGGGCTGCCCGAAACCGGACTGACCAGGCCGCCTGAGGGTGTCGGCCTCTCGAATACTCGGCGAAGGCTGAAACACCTCTACGGAAAGGATCATCGATTTGATCTTGAGCAAAACGGCGGCGGCGGGGTCAGAGTAAAGCTGGAAATTCCTTATAAGGAAAGCGTGGTCGGATGA
- a CDS encoding response regulator transcription factor, whose translation MKLRTLVIDDEPLARERVKRFLRDEPDVDVIGECGNGIDAIAAIRSEKPDLVFLDIQMPEKNGFEVIKALGPGALPTIIFVTAYDQYALQAFDVYALDYILKPFSRERIHRAVARARENIEHKQIGQLDERLTSLIAGLKAERRYLDRLVVKSVGRVFFLRTDEIDWIEAAGNYVKLHVGRDSHMIRETMNGIEAKLDPDKFLRIHRSTVVNIDRIKELHPMFSGDYSVILRDNTELSLSRNYRERFLELFENAA comes from the coding sequence ATGAAACTTCGTACTCTCGTGATCGACGATGAGCCACTTGCCCGCGAGCGTGTGAAGAGATTTTTGCGCGACGAGCCTGATGTCGATGTTATCGGCGAGTGCGGAAACGGTATCGATGCAATTGCCGCGATACGCAGCGAAAAGCCCGATCTCGTATTCCTTGATATTCAGATGCCTGAAAAGAATGGGTTCGAAGTGATAAAGGCTCTCGGCCCCGGAGCTTTGCCAACGATCATCTTTGTTACTGCTTACGACCAATATGCATTGCAGGCTTTTGACGTCTATGCGCTCGACTATATTTTGAAACCGTTCAGCCGCGAACGCATCCATCGCGCCGTTGCACGTGCCCGGGAGAATATCGAGCACAAACAAATAGGGCAACTCGACGAAAGACTTACGTCGCTGATCGCAGGCCTCAAAGCCGAAAGGCGATACCTCGACCGGCTGGTCGTCAAATCAGTGGGACGCGTTTTTTTTCTGCGAACAGACGAGATCGACTGGATCGAGGCAGCGGGCAATTATGTAAAACTTCATGTCGGCCGCGATTCACATATGATCCGCGAAACGATGAACGGTATCGAGGCTAAACTCGACCCTGACAAATTTCTTCGAATACACCGTTCGACAGTTGTGAACATTGATCGGATCAAGGAACTTCATCCAATGTTCAGCGGCGATTATTCTGTGATACTCAGGGACAATACCGAGCTGTCATTAAGCCGTAATTACCGCGAACGCTTTCTCGAATTATTCGAAAACGCGGCATGA